A single genomic interval of Agarivorans aestuarii harbors:
- a CDS encoding esterase family protein codes for MNREYHRWWSPNLHRDMELLVFGHAGAKVLVFPTRGGRFYEYENLGLVNSIAHKINAGQLQLYCVDSIDIESMYCFWAHPAGRIQRHQQYEDYILREVLPLMAQKNDHPCTISHGCSLGAYHAANIVFRHPHLFNKLAAFSGRFDLTWQVESFSDLFEGFYNDNVYFHTPTHYLVNLNCPQRLAELANTDLLFIIGNQDPFLQNNHTLSHILNHKGLNHRMIEWQGRAHRGRYWREMVPQYL; via the coding sequence ATGAATAGAGAATATCATCGTTGGTGGAGCCCCAATTTGCATCGCGATATGGAGCTGTTGGTATTCGGTCACGCAGGGGCTAAAGTGCTGGTATTTCCTACTCGCGGCGGGCGTTTTTATGAATACGAGAACCTAGGGCTAGTTAACTCAATCGCTCACAAAATTAATGCCGGACAGCTTCAATTATATTGTGTAGACAGCATCGATATAGAAAGCATGTATTGTTTTTGGGCCCACCCTGCTGGGCGTATTCAGCGCCACCAGCAATACGAAGACTACATTCTGCGCGAAGTACTGCCCTTAATGGCGCAAAAAAATGACCACCCTTGTACCATCTCTCACGGCTGCTCCTTAGGTGCTTATCACGCCGCTAACATTGTATTTCGCCACCCTCACTTGTTTAACAAATTGGCAGCTTTTTCGGGCCGTTTCGACCTTACTTGGCAGGTTGAATCTTTCAGTGATTTATTTGAAGGCTTTTACAACGACAACGTCTATTTTCACACACCCACCCATTACCTAGTAAACCTAAACTGCCCTCAACGTTTAGCCGAGCTAGCCAATACCGATTTACTGTTCATTATTGGTAATCAAGATCCCTTCCTGCAAAATAACCACACCCTAAGCCATATTCTTAATCACAAAGGCTTAAATCATCGGATGATTGAATGGCAGGGCCGCGCCCACCGGGGGCGTTACTGGCGAGAAATGGTGCCGCAGTATTTGTAG
- a CDS encoding acetylxylan esterase encodes MPSKLKHDFEFEPDYGYTLSQLKALHPDDRPRGFKSFWQNKYQHALQIRPDVAIQDCHQDTPNWRIFKCYYNSTKQMRCGGWLLLPHSGVVKQAIISAHGYGGIEQVDYPVSLKNTAVLMPYSRGIGLSAKAPISDNPMWHVLHNIQDKERYIIGGCVQDLWCGVSALLRLFPQVTNKIGLMGSSFGGGLGIFASAFDPRIQRAHFHVPTFGNVALRLKLATHGSGKALQDFYQQQPKLALSTLRYFDSATAATYLRCPSHWALALFDPFVAPPGQFSAYNNAPQPKQLTVLKAGHFDYPEQQQQRQQVNQQLATFFAELTKHE; translated from the coding sequence ATGCCTAGCAAACTTAAACATGATTTTGAGTTTGAGCCAGACTACGGATACACCTTAAGCCAACTTAAAGCGCTGCATCCAGATGATCGACCCAGAGGCTTTAAAAGCTTTTGGCAAAACAAATATCAGCATGCCCTGCAAATTAGGCCCGACGTCGCTATTCAAGATTGCCACCAAGACACTCCCAACTGGCGCATTTTTAAGTGCTATTACAACTCTACTAAGCAAATGCGTTGCGGCGGCTGGCTGCTACTTCCCCACTCGGGTGTGGTAAAACAAGCAATCATTAGTGCCCATGGTTATGGTGGTATCGAACAAGTAGACTACCCAGTATCACTTAAAAATACAGCAGTGTTAATGCCCTACTCACGGGGCATTGGCTTAAGTGCCAAAGCGCCTATTTCAGACAACCCCATGTGGCACGTACTGCACAACATTCAAGATAAAGAGCGCTACATTATTGGCGGTTGTGTTCAAGATTTATGGTGTGGAGTTAGCGCCCTGTTACGCCTATTCCCACAAGTTACCAATAAAATAGGTTTAATGGGCAGCAGCTTTGGTGGCGGACTAGGCATATTCGCTAGCGCTTTTGACCCACGCATTCAACGTGCTCATTTTCATGTTCCCACTTTTGGTAACGTAGCGCTGCGTTTAAAGCTGGCTACCCACGGCAGCGGCAAAGCATTACAAGACTTTTACCAACAGCAACCCAAACTCGCATTAAGTACATTACGCTATTTTGACTCAGCCACCGCAGCCACTTACTTAAGGTGCCCTAGCCATTGGGCCTTGGCCTTATTTGATCCTTTTGTCGCACCACCTGGGCAGTTTTCGGCTTACAACAACGCTCCTCAGCCTAAACAACTTACAGTGCTAAAAGCAGGCCATTTCGACTACCCCGAGCAACAGCAGCAGCGCCAACAGGTTAATCAACAATTGGCTACATTTTTTGCTGAGCTCACTAAGCATGAATAG
- a CDS encoding DNA-3-methyladenine glycosylase I: MVEDFSSIWQRAAERKGGDAALQHLLTTPLSSEHLAGISDDRWLSAMTKTIFQSGFVWRVVENKWPDFERAFFNFDPEKMLMLDDSHIERLCNDVSIIRNRQKIITVPHNAQMILDLASEHGSFGKFVAQWPSDDIVGLWLLLKKQGARLGGNSASYALRRMGKDTFILSNDVVAYLVNRGVVNKAPTSIKGLKAVQEVFNSWQLQSSLPLAAISQTVAYSIGENYL; this comes from the coding sequence GTGGTTGAAGACTTTTCTTCTATTTGGCAACGAGCCGCGGAGCGTAAAGGTGGCGATGCTGCGTTACAACATTTACTGACTACCCCTTTAAGCAGTGAGCATTTAGCTGGCATTAGTGATGACCGCTGGTTGTCGGCCATGACTAAAACCATATTCCAGTCTGGCTTTGTGTGGCGAGTGGTAGAAAACAAATGGCCAGATTTTGAGCGGGCCTTTTTCAACTTTGACCCAGAAAAAATGCTGATGCTGGACGACAGCCATATTGAACGTTTATGTAACGATGTCAGCATTATTCGCAATCGCCAAAAAATCATCACCGTGCCACATAACGCCCAGATGATCTTAGACCTTGCCAGCGAGCATGGCAGCTTTGGCAAATTTGTGGCTCAGTGGCCAAGCGACGACATTGTGGGTTTATGGTTATTGCTTAAAAAACAAGGTGCACGCCTAGGTGGTAACTCAGCGTCTTATGCCTTGCGCCGCATGGGCAAAGATACCTTTATCTTGTCTAACGATGTGGTGGCCTATTTAGTTAACCGTGGTGTGGTGAACAAAGCGCCTACCAGTATAAAAGGGCTAAAAGCCGTGCAAGAGGTGTTTAACAGCTGGCAGTTGCAAAGCAGCTTGCCCTTGGCTGCTATTAGCCAAACCGTGGCTTATTCAATTGGTGAAAACTACTTATAA